One window of the Candidatus Binataceae bacterium genome contains the following:
- a CDS encoding methyltransferase domain-containing protein — translation MNEHIDDAREATCPACGYHIAVAFFDGGVQPLATLGWPANAEAALTMTRLPVNFVRCVECGHVYNPDFQYAQVPYTDKPNLMFNRGTRWSEFVTETVDNILGMVPERPVVVEIGHGDASLLAAMSSRCSRGRFVGFDPHGARGTHKNVELRAELFNPGEHLAELAPDIVVSRHVLEHLANPLAFLEHIAFAAARLHRAQLCYFEVPCIDRALETRRTVDFYYEHNSQFTTESFKRMLGRCGAGLSSISHGYDGEVIFAYVSLGAPRRHLASAVEAREFRVATHEAAAGIRRKLKELLASGLSIAIWGGTGKSAAFINRFGLDAARFPIVVDSDAAKAGTFVPGTGQEIRSASWLKDRPVDVVIIPPQWRARDIIAEMERTGIRFDRVLIEHQGELIDFFTDPHPYLEYKPRQARGRSREAHRGTPASALNAVH, via the coding sequence ATGAACGAACATATCGATGATGCGCGCGAGGCGACCTGTCCGGCCTGCGGCTATCATATCGCGGTCGCTTTTTTTGATGGCGGAGTACAGCCGCTGGCGACCCTCGGATGGCCCGCCAACGCCGAGGCGGCGCTTACGATGACGCGTTTGCCGGTAAACTTCGTGCGCTGCGTCGAATGCGGTCATGTGTACAATCCCGATTTCCAATACGCGCAGGTGCCATACACCGACAAGCCGAATCTGATGTTCAATCGCGGCACGCGATGGTCGGAATTCGTGACCGAGACCGTCGACAACATTTTGGGCATGGTTCCGGAGCGGCCGGTGGTGGTCGAGATCGGTCATGGCGATGCGAGCCTGCTGGCGGCGATGTCCTCGCGATGCTCGCGGGGCCGCTTCGTCGGTTTCGATCCGCATGGCGCGCGCGGCACGCACAAGAACGTCGAATTGCGCGCCGAGCTGTTCAATCCGGGCGAGCACCTCGCCGAGCTGGCGCCCGATATTGTGGTCAGCCGCCACGTGCTGGAGCATCTGGCCAACCCGCTCGCCTTTCTCGAGCACATTGCGTTCGCCGCGGCGCGACTCCATCGCGCGCAGCTCTGCTACTTCGAGGTCCCATGCATCGACCGCGCGCTCGAGACGCGCCGCACCGTCGACTTTTACTATGAGCACAACTCGCAGTTTACGACAGAGTCGTTCAAGCGGATGCTGGGACGATGCGGCGCGGGATTGTCGAGCATCAGCCACGGCTACGACGGCGAGGTGATCTTCGCCTACGTCAGCCTGGGCGCGCCGCGCAGGCATCTGGCGTCCGCCGTTGAAGCGCGCGAGTTCCGCGTCGCAACCCACGAGGCGGCGGCGGGAATTCGCCGCAAGCTGAAAGAGCTGCTCGCTTCGGGACTTTCGATCGCGATCTGGGGTGGCACCGGCAAGTCCGCCGCTTTCATTAATCGCTTCGGCCTCGATGCCGCACGCTTTCCGATCGTGGTCGATTCAGACGCGGCCAAGGCCGGCACGTTCGTGCCGGGCACCGGACAGGAAATCCGGTCCGCGTCGTGGTTGAAGGATCGGCCGGTCGATGTCGTGATCATCCCACCCCAGTGGCGCGCCCGCGATATCATCGCCGAGATGGAAAGAACGGGCATCAGGTTCGATCGCGTTCTGATCGAGCATCAGGGTGAGCTGATCGACTTCTTCACCGATCCGCATCCATACCTCGAATACAAACCGCGCCAGGCACGCGGCCGATCACGCGAAGCGCATCGCGGCACGCCCGCGAGCGCTCTCAACGCCGTTCACTAG
- a CDS encoding FecR family protein — protein MRLPRFPSNTPRGFVTAALISAGLAVSSSAVFAQTVGTISLLQGTATVTRGAATTPATLSMPVQLHDKVNTGANSFLTISMLGGSAMTLSSNSSLSIDESQNIGGAEAPSKVGLLGGRLHTLIVGAMRTGSPNAFEVHTPNAVGAVRGTEWDEDYEEGTPKSKKYPDCRQITEVWVEDGVVHVTNPATPNDPGQDVGKGQYVIVPCGYIPTGAEAAAAGAGLGPATLTTLGVIAAGGAIAGGVVAGTTGGGSNNTPPPSSSK, from the coding sequence ATGCGGTTGCCCCGGTTTCCGAGCAATACGCCGCGCGGTTTCGTCACAGCTGCGCTGATATCAGCAGGATTGGCTGTTTCGTCGTCGGCGGTATTCGCGCAGACGGTCGGCACAATTTCACTTCTGCAAGGCACGGCGACGGTTACTCGCGGTGCCGCGACGACCCCCGCAACCTTGTCGATGCCGGTTCAGCTTCATGACAAGGTGAACACGGGAGCCAACTCCTTTTTGACTATTTCGATGCTCGGCGGCAGCGCAATGACACTGTCGTCGAACAGCAGTCTCTCGATCGATGAAAGCCAGAACATCGGCGGCGCCGAAGCGCCGAGCAAGGTCGGCCTCCTCGGCGGACGTTTGCATACTCTGATCGTCGGGGCGATGCGCACCGGGTCGCCCAACGCTTTCGAAGTTCACACTCCCAACGCAGTTGGAGCGGTCCGCGGCACCGAGTGGGATGAGGACTACGAAGAGGGTACGCCGAAATCCAAGAAATATCCCGATTGCCGGCAGATCACGGAAGTCTGGGTCGAGGACGGCGTAGTGCACGTGACCAATCCGGCCACGCCAAACGACCCCGGTCAGGACGTGGGCAAGGGTCAGTATGTGATCGTTCCTTGCGGCTACATTCCGACTGGCGCCGAAGCGGCTGCGGCCGGAGCTGGACTCGGACCCGCAACTCTTACAACTCTCGGCGTGATTGCCGCCGGTGGTGCGATCGCTGGCGGGGTAGTCGCGGGCACGACTGGTGGTGGAAGCAACAACACGCCACCGCCGAGTTCCTCGAAATAA
- a CDS encoding tetratricopeptide repeat protein, whose translation MKAGQRKAEVRAREWRSPLAQAHTLPALCDARQPDLADTFIARANAAAVRSDFATTVRYYKRALERRPRDAELWSNLGCAQTRRGRARDALKSFVRALEIDPDSARANSNLATALEAAGRVDDAIVLYRRAVALDPRYALAHCNLGGALQRANRLDEAIRHYLLALKIDPEMADACSNLGCAMQALGHIETADACFRRALTIRPDHHEALINLGDVWREQGRFNEALGCYRRAIAQRPQEWGVRVKEALTLPVVLESSDQAEQLRARMVSTLEALEREGARLDDPNREVGMANFYLAYQGHNDAPLQARIAQFYLRACPDLAWSAPHCHVPRAPRRRLKVGIVSAHLGDHTVGKLYLGIIQKLSRERFEVIVMRPGRKNEAAAKAIGAAADRDVELSLDLRTARQQIAAEELDILFYPDIGMGSLTYFLGFARLAPVQCVSWGHPVTTGIPNIDYFLSARGLEPAAAQAHYTEQLVELDSLPVYYRRPERDVEPLTREQLGLPAAATLYVCPQSIFKFHPAFDLELAALLRRDPDGHLVLIAGQRPYWSKLLGARIARNCPDIAGRVVFVPRVSQALFPRLLKTADVLLDPPYFGGGNTSFEAFAAGLPIITWPAPFMRGRVTAGCYERMGITELIADSMESYVELAYRVAHDREYRERVCAEIKRRADVLFEDRAAIADLERFFIAAADAAGEGRKIATPGVQP comes from the coding sequence ATGAAGGCCGGTCAGCGCAAAGCAGAGGTCAGAGCCCGCGAGTGGCGCTCTCCCCTCGCACAGGCTCACACCCTCCCGGCCTTATGCGATGCGCGCCAGCCGGACCTCGCGGACACTTTCATCGCACGTGCGAATGCGGCGGCGGTGCGCAGCGATTTCGCGACCACGGTCAGATACTACAAGCGGGCGTTGGAGCGGCGGCCGCGCGACGCCGAATTGTGGTCCAATCTGGGCTGCGCACAGACCCGCCGCGGCCGCGCTCGCGATGCGCTCAAGTCGTTCGTGCGCGCGCTCGAAATCGACCCCGACTCGGCGCGCGCCAATTCGAATCTCGCCACCGCGCTGGAAGCCGCGGGCCGCGTTGACGACGCGATCGTGCTCTATCGACGCGCGGTCGCGCTCGATCCGCGCTACGCGCTCGCGCACTGCAACCTCGGCGGAGCCCTGCAGCGTGCGAACCGGCTCGACGAAGCAATCCGTCATTACCTCCTCGCACTCAAGATCGACCCGGAAATGGCCGACGCGTGCTCCAACCTCGGCTGCGCGATGCAGGCGCTCGGTCATATCGAAACCGCCGACGCATGCTTTCGACGCGCGCTGACGATCCGCCCCGATCATCACGAAGCGCTCATCAATCTAGGTGACGTGTGGCGTGAGCAGGGGCGCTTCAACGAAGCGCTCGGATGCTATCGGCGTGCGATTGCGCAGCGTCCGCAGGAGTGGGGCGTGCGGGTCAAGGAAGCGCTGACGCTGCCGGTGGTGCTCGAGTCGAGCGATCAAGCCGAACAACTGCGCGCGCGAATGGTCAGCACGCTCGAAGCGCTCGAACGCGAGGGCGCGCGGCTTGACGATCCGAACCGCGAAGTCGGGATGGCGAACTTCTATCTCGCGTACCAGGGTCACAACGACGCGCCCCTGCAGGCGCGGATCGCGCAATTCTATCTTCGAGCCTGCCCTGATCTCGCGTGGAGCGCGCCGCATTGTCACGTTCCGCGCGCGCCGCGCCGGCGGCTCAAAGTTGGCATCGTGTCCGCACACCTGGGCGATCACACGGTCGGCAAGCTCTATCTCGGCATCATTCAAAAGCTGTCGCGCGAGCGCTTCGAGGTCATCGTGATGCGCCCGGGGCGCAAGAACGAAGCGGCGGCGAAGGCGATCGGCGCGGCTGCCGATCGCGATGTCGAGCTGTCACTCGATCTGCGCACGGCGCGCCAGCAGATCGCGGCCGAAGAGCTCGACATCCTGTTCTACCCCGATATCGGGATGGGCTCGCTAACGTATTTTTTGGGCTTTGCGCGGCTGGCCCCGGTGCAATGCGTCAGTTGGGGGCACCCGGTTACGACCGGCATTCCGAACATCGACTATTTCCTCTCGGCGCGGGGCCTTGAGCCGGCCGCTGCGCAGGCGCACTACACCGAACAATTGGTGGAGCTCGATTCTCTGCCGGTTTACTACAGGCGTCCCGAGCGCGACGTCGAACCGCTGACGCGCGAGCAGCTCGGACTGCCGGCGGCGGCCACGCTCTACGTATGCCCGCAGAGCATCTTCAAGTTTCATCCCGCTTTCGACCTCGAGCTGGCGGCGCTTTTGCGGCGCGATCCAGACGGGCACCTGGTCCTGATCGCGGGCCAGCGCCCGTATTGGAGCAAGCTGCTCGGCGCGCGAATCGCGCGCAACTGCCCCGATATCGCGGGCCGGGTCGTATTTGTGCCGCGGGTCAGCCAGGCGCTCTTCCCACGATTGCTGAAAACCGCGGACGTCCTGCTCGATCCACCTTATTTCGGTGGTGGTAACACCAGCTTCGAGGCCTTCGCGGCGGGGCTTCCGATCATCACGTGGCCGGCGCCCTTCATGCGCGGCCGCGTCACCGCAGGCTGTTACGAGCGGATGGGCATCACGGAGTTGATCGCGGACAGCATGGAGTCATACGTCGAACTCGCGTACCGCGTCGCTCATGACCGCGAGTATCGCGAGCGTGTTTGCGCCGAGATCAAACGGCGCGCCGACGTGCTGTTCGAGGACAGGGCCGCGATCGCCGATCTTGAGCGCTTCTTCATCGCCGCGGCAGATGCCGCCGGCGAGGGCCGTAAAATCGCCACTCCGGGAGTCCAACCATGA
- a CDS encoding flagellar protein FliS, giving the protein MRHMAAYAQLQTVTLGGEQAFEELYTRLARWTGEAADCLRGGDAATAETRLEKCVSLLGYMDRVIDLSQNYEIAAAILSLHRFAIGALVKAKAQRTASDLAGLPQVFLGLAEIFAAMAAKCIPHLESEYGVNAPALE; this is encoded by the coding sequence ATGCGACACATGGCAGCATACGCACAACTCCAGACCGTCACGCTCGGCGGCGAACAGGCGTTCGAGGAACTCTACACCCGCCTGGCGCGCTGGACGGGCGAGGCCGCCGACTGCCTGCGAGGCGGCGACGCAGCGACCGCGGAGACGCGCCTGGAGAAGTGCGTGTCGCTGCTCGGCTACATGGATCGCGTCATCGATCTCTCGCAGAACTACGAGATCGCCGCCGCCATCCTGAGCCTGCATCGTTTTGCAATCGGCGCGCTGGTGAAGGCCAAGGCGCAGCGCACTGCGAGCGATCTCGCCGGGCTGCCGCAGGTCTTCCTCGGACTCGCCGAGATCTTCGCGGCGATGGCGGCCAAGTGCATTCCACACCTGGAGAGCGAGTACGGCGTCAACGCGCCGGCGCTCGAGTAG
- the amrB gene encoding AmmeMemoRadiSam system protein B yields the protein MENPKIRPLEAFPVEQQGQTFIGLRDPAGYAPQPILLGMGAYHLVTLFDGEHSLRDIQTAFARRFNGEIIPIEKLEELVNALDQGFFLDSPAFAERMRQVRQEFLAAPDRPAALAGLCYESDPAKLRLELAAFFDAPEGPGRAPADKKSATLSGLISPHIDPRRGAAAYAHAYHELMSHELPELVVILGTSHYGGGPELFTATRKNYATPFGPVETDAAFIDRLSERYTAGDLFADELLHRSEHSIEFQILFLAWTLGTRGYKVVPILVSSFHEMVARGEAPARDERVASFINALREELAAEERQALVIAGVDFAHVGKKFGDPFAVDQDVASRVQREDFQLIEHIKRGDPEGFFADVAKDRDARRICGLAPMYTQLELLKGKSARLLKYGIAMEPQTESAVSFASLAIE from the coding sequence ATGGAAAATCCCAAAATTCGTCCGCTCGAAGCTTTTCCGGTCGAACAGCAGGGTCAGACGTTTATCGGTCTGCGCGATCCCGCGGGCTACGCGCCGCAGCCGATACTGCTCGGGATGGGTGCCTATCACCTGGTCACGCTTTTCGACGGCGAGCATTCGCTGCGCGACATCCAGACGGCGTTTGCGCGGCGCTTCAATGGCGAGATCATACCGATCGAAAAGCTCGAAGAGCTGGTAAACGCGCTCGACCAGGGATTTTTCCTCGACTCGCCTGCGTTCGCCGAGCGCATGCGGCAGGTACGCCAGGAATTTCTCGCCGCACCCGATCGGCCAGCCGCGCTGGCCGGACTTTGTTACGAGAGCGATCCGGCCAAGCTGCGACTCGAGCTTGCAGCGTTCTTCGATGCGCCGGAGGGACCGGGACGTGCGCCGGCCGACAAGAAGAGCGCCACGCTTTCCGGGCTTATTTCACCTCATATCGATCCGCGACGCGGCGCCGCCGCCTATGCCCACGCTTATCACGAGCTGATGTCGCACGAGCTGCCCGAGCTGGTCGTGATCCTGGGCACCTCGCACTATGGCGGCGGTCCGGAGCTTTTCACCGCGACGCGCAAGAACTATGCGACGCCATTCGGGCCCGTCGAAACCGACGCCGCCTTCATCGACCGCCTCTCCGAGCGCTATACCGCCGGTGATCTCTTTGCCGACGAATTGTTGCATCGCAGCGAGCACTCGATCGAGTTTCAGATCTTGTTCCTGGCGTGGACCCTCGGTACGCGCGGCTACAAAGTGGTGCCGATTCTCGTCAGCTCGTTTCACGAAATGGTCGCGCGCGGTGAGGCTCCGGCGCGCGACGAGCGCGTCGCGTCATTTATAAACGCGCTGCGCGAGGAGCTCGCCGCCGAGGAACGCCAGGCGCTCGTGATCGCGGGTGTTGATTTCGCGCACGTCGGCAAGAAGTTCGGCGACCCATTCGCAGTCGACCAGGATGTAGCCTCGCGTGTACAGCGCGAAGACTTCCAGTTAATCGAGCACATCAAGCGTGGCGATCCCGAGGGATTCTTTGCCGATGTCGCTAAGGATCGCGATGCGCGCCGGATCTGCGGGCTGGCGCCGATGTACACCCAGCTGGAGCTGCTTAAAGGCAAATCCGCGCGCCTGCTCAAGTATGGAATCGCGATGGAGCCGCAAACCGAGTCGGCGGTGTCGTTTGCCAGCCTCGCTATAGAGTGA
- a CDS encoding fumarylacetoacetate hydrolase family protein translates to MKIVRYLQDGFARYGALENESIVALEGPLEALRKSPDAKPLRSADVKLLAPVAPSKIVAVGVNYRDHAKEMGRELPAEPLIFIKPSTCVIGPADPIVYPPQSQLVHYEGELAIVIARKASKVSEKDARKYVLGYTILNDVTARDLQRRDVQFTRGKGFDTFAPVGPLIATDIDPRDLGIETRVGGEVRQHGRTSDMIFGCDFVLSYISHIMTLLPGDVVSTGTPAGVGAMKPGDSVEVEIEKIGCLTNTVIAPS, encoded by the coding sequence ATGAAGATTGTCCGCTATCTGCAGGATGGCTTCGCGCGTTACGGCGCGCTCGAAAACGAATCGATCGTCGCGCTCGAAGGTCCGCTCGAGGCACTCAGGAAGTCTCCCGACGCCAAACCGCTTCGGAGCGCCGACGTCAAGCTGCTCGCGCCCGTCGCGCCGAGCAAGATCGTCGCGGTCGGCGTCAACTATCGCGATCACGCCAAGGAGATGGGCCGCGAGCTGCCGGCCGAGCCGCTCATCTTTATAAAGCCCTCGACCTGCGTGATCGGACCCGCCGATCCGATCGTCTATCCGCCGCAGTCGCAGCTCGTTCACTACGAGGGCGAGCTCGCGATCGTGATCGCGCGCAAAGCCTCGAAGGTGAGTGAGAAAGACGCGCGCAAATACGTGCTCGGCTACACGATCCTCAACGATGTCACCGCGCGCGATCTCCAGCGCCGCGACGTCCAGTTCACACGCGGCAAGGGCTTCGACACCTTCGCGCCAGTCGGCCCCCTGATAGCGACGGACATCGATCCGCGCGACCTCGGGATCGAAACCCGCGTCGGCGGCGAGGTGCGCCAGCACGGCCGCACCTCCGATATGATCTTCGGGTGCGACTTCGTGTTGAGTTATATCTCGCACATTATGACGCTGCTGCCGGGCGACGTTGTCTCGACCGGAACACCGGCTGGAGTCGGCGCGATGAAACCGGGCGATTCCGTCGAAGTCGAAATCGAAAAGATCGGATGTCTGACCAACACCGTCATCGCGCCCAGCTGA
- a CDS encoding Rieske 2Fe-2S domain-containing protein, with protein sequence MSDQHRHRAQLTRSSPRRNPSAVRRFRVANADDLAPGQSLKFMLPIRGADEECFLINFNGEFHAYVNRCRHVPMAMDWVDNQFFTDEGNYLMCQTHNAFYEPVSGECVAGPPSACGKLLYRVPLEVKDGVIYARPNVEEFED encoded by the coding sequence ATGTCTGACCAACACCGTCATCGCGCCCAGCTGACGCGCTCGAGTCCGCGCCGCAACCCTTCCGCCGTGCGGCGCTTTCGCGTCGCGAACGCCGATGACCTCGCGCCGGGACAGTCACTCAAGTTCATGCTGCCGATTCGCGGCGCCGACGAGGAATGCTTCCTCATCAATTTCAATGGCGAGTTCCACGCCTACGTGAATCGATGCCGGCATGTGCCGATGGCGATGGACTGGGTCGACAACCAGTTTTTCACCGACGAGGGCAACTACCTGATGTGCCAGACGCACAACGCGTTCTACGAACCGGTCTCAGGTGAGTGCGTCGCCGGTCCGCCGAGCGCGTGCGGAAAGTTGCTCTATCGGGTGCCGTTGGAAGTCAAGGACGGCGTGATATACGCGCGTCCGAACGTCGAGGAATTCGAGGACTAG
- the fliD gene encoding flagellar filament capping protein FliD, protein MSSTSATSPVTFSNFTGIDFNQIISAITAADQVPINNLQNQVVAENTAISTLGTIGGDFTSFQTALNNLNTSTAIAPMGVTVSSGAPFSASVIGGPTAGTYSVSVNQLASAESLASQGYASDTDSVGSGTITITSGGTPYPVTIDSTNNTLDGVASAINAAGAGVTAQVENTGITGAPYRLVITSNETGTANGFTVSQSLSGGTSPDFTDNEIGPVSSAITGTSTATIGGSYTGSLSQGYQFTVTSGGTLGTDPITIAYTSDSGEQGSIVVPANYSGGALTVADGLTLSLAGGTLNTGDSFAVGAFVPQLSAAQNAQVQIGNQIVTSSTNAVSNAIPGVMLALGNTGGPATVSVAPDQVAQGNDINAAVQAYNTLVNDITTNTQAVPNQTAPPLASDGGLREVLFNLQMQLGNINLSNLGITVNQTTGQLSFSQASFATAQDSNPSAVSSATQQLYSAMNPIVSGALQPNDGVIASETASDQTQVTSLDAQITNMNNELNQQTEQLQAQYALLQGTIASYQSLAALFTDSSSSDSSTTSSSTTIPGTNLTMSA, encoded by the coding sequence ATGTCGTCAACGTCGGCAACATCACCGGTCACTTTCTCCAACTTCACGGGCATCGATTTCAATCAGATCATCAGCGCGATCACGGCCGCGGACCAGGTTCCGATCAACAATCTTCAAAACCAGGTTGTGGCCGAGAACACGGCCATCAGCACGCTCGGCACGATCGGCGGCGATTTCACGTCGTTCCAGACCGCGCTCAACAACCTCAATACCAGCACCGCGATCGCGCCGATGGGCGTCACGGTTTCAAGTGGCGCGCCGTTCAGCGCCTCGGTAATCGGCGGCCCGACGGCGGGAACCTACAGCGTCAGCGTCAATCAGCTGGCCTCGGCAGAATCGCTCGCCTCGCAAGGTTACGCGAGCGACACCGATTCGGTCGGCAGCGGCACGATCACGATCACTTCGGGCGGCACGCCGTACCCGGTCACGATCGACTCGACGAACAACACCCTCGACGGCGTGGCCTCAGCCATCAACGCGGCCGGCGCGGGCGTGACCGCGCAGGTCGAAAATACCGGCATCACGGGCGCCCCTTATCGCCTCGTCATCACGAGCAACGAAACCGGAACCGCAAACGGCTTCACAGTCAGTCAATCGCTGAGCGGTGGCACCTCACCCGATTTCACCGACAACGAGATCGGCCCCGTCAGCTCGGCGATAACGGGAACTTCCACGGCCACTATCGGCGGCTCTTACACCGGCAGCCTCTCGCAAGGCTACCAGTTCACCGTGACCTCGGGCGGCACGCTCGGCACCGATCCGATAACGATCGCGTACACCTCGGACTCCGGCGAGCAAGGCTCGATCGTGGTCCCCGCCAATTATTCCGGCGGCGCGCTCACCGTCGCCGATGGACTCACGCTCTCGCTTGCCGGCGGCACGCTCAATACCGGCGATAGCTTCGCGGTGGGCGCCTTCGTTCCGCAGCTCAGCGCTGCGCAGAACGCGCAGGTCCAGATCGGTAATCAGATTGTCACATCGTCGACCAATGCGGTGAGCAACGCGATACCGGGGGTGATGCTCGCGCTCGGCAACACGGGAGGTCCCGCAACGGTCAGCGTTGCTCCGGATCAAGTGGCGCAGGGCAACGACATCAACGCGGCGGTGCAGGCGTACAACACTCTGGTCAATGACATCACCACCAATACGCAGGCGGTTCCAAATCAGACCGCGCCGCCGCTCGCCAGCGACGGCGGCCTGCGCGAGGTCCTGTTCAATCTGCAAATGCAGCTCGGGAACATCAACCTCTCCAACCTCGGCATCACGGTCAACCAGACCACCGGGCAGTTGAGTTTCAGCCAGGCGAGCTTCGCGACCGCGCAGGATTCCAACCCGAGCGCGGTGAGCTCGGCGACGCAGCAGCTCTATTCGGCGATGAATCCAATCGTCAGTGGGGCGCTGCAACCGAACGACGGCGTGATCGCGAGCGAGACTGCTTCGGATCAGACCCAGGTCACGAGTCTCGACGCCCAGATCACCAATATGAACAACGAGCTCAACCAGCAGACCGAGCAGCTGCAGGCACAATACGCGCTGCTCCAGGGCACCATCGCATCGTACCAAAGTCTCGCCGCGCTGTTCACCGACAGCTCGAGCAGCGACTCATCGACAACGTCGAGTTCGACCACCATACCGGGGACCAATCTCACGATGTCGGCCTAA